One Bacteroidota bacterium genomic region harbors:
- a CDS encoding twin-arginine translocation signal domain-containing protein, with the protein MNRRNFLKYSGLGGIGAAALSSLPLNLLAKQDVRKITILHTNDVHSRIEPFPMDGSRNQGLGGFARRASMVREIRNENENVLLFDAGDILQGTPYFNFYQGELEIKLMSEMGYDAAAIGNHDFDAGIERLSQLAELATFPFISSNYNFSSTIMDKKSINNKVFDLNGIRVGVYGLGIELDGLVPDSLIGDTVYKNPLEIAMQEEEMLKTQKNCDLIICLSHLGFEYESHKISDIVIGKNTRYTDLIIGGHTHTFLSEPRMVKNAESNDCRVFQVGWAGINLGRVDFYFNAKKNNIFTLASSVSIS; encoded by the coding sequence ATGAATAGAAGAAATTTTCTAAAATATTCTGGGCTTGGTGGTATAGGTGCTGCTGCATTGAGTTCTTTGCCTCTTAATTTATTAGCCAAGCAAGATGTTCGGAAAATTACTATTCTACACACAAATGATGTGCATAGCCGAATTGAGCCATTTCCGATGGATGGAAGTAGGAATCAAGGTTTAGGTGGTTTTGCCCGCAGAGCATCTATGGTAAGGGAAATTAGAAATGAAAATGAGAACGTTCTTTTGTTTGATGCTGGCGATATTTTGCAAGGAACACCCTATTTTAATTTTTATCAGGGTGAGTTGGAGATTAAACTGATGTCAGAAATGGGTTATGATGCCGCTGCCATTGGAAATCATGATTTTGATGCAGGTATTGAACGTTTATCACAATTAGCTGAATTAGCAACTTTTCCATTTATTTCTTCTAATTACAATTTTTCATCTACCATTATGGACAAAAAGTCTATTAATAATAAGGTGTTTGATTTAAACGGAATTCGGGTTGGGGTTTATGGTTTAGGAATTGAGTTGGATGGCCTGGTTCCTGATTCACTCATTGGTGATACAGTCTATAAGAATCCGCTAGAGATTGCCATGCAAGAAGAGGAGATGTTGAAAACTCAAAAGAACTGCGATCTAATTATTTGTTTATCTCACTTGGGCTTTGAGTATGAATCACATAAAATAAGTGATATAGTAATTGGCAAAAATACAAGATATACAGATTTGATAATTGGAGGGCACACACATACTTTTTTATCTGAACCTAGAATGGTCAAAAACGCTGAAAGCAATGACTGCCGTGTATTTCAGGTAGGTTGGGCTGGAATTAACCTTGGAAGAGTCGATTTTTATTTCAATGCTAAAAAAAATAATATTTTTACGCTAGCATCCTCAGTTTCTATTTCTTAA